A stretch of Linepithema humile isolate Giens D197 chromosome 3, Lhum_UNIL_v1.0, whole genome shotgun sequence DNA encodes these proteins:
- the sw gene encoding cytoplasmic dynein 1 intermediate chain isoform X1 — MMSDRKAELERKKAKLQAIREEKERRRREKEQKDVEEATVRAAGTDKDQRKEIDAMLSSLGVAPVSDVLSSLSSMSSLTPEQSANATPDASLQPSSINSAQSAGRRKNRELTIVSVAHTNIPPKEPVVYSKQTQTIQTTHTSHDGLSTSSSAYTIYSSCSTTTPTHSCSAGYFETDWWRPRKGGSAPNYLSHAFDYYDEYNLNPGLEWEDEFTVLTFDDGQAEDEENSLPHMDGFQSKLPPGILPHGLPQVKEVQPAVTQVEQEKQKEKPKKEVRELSEEEKQMIILSEDFQRFLDRTSRIVERALGESVDIYTDYTGTMDGEDGMDEKSHQRLWLNRSFICERWSRNRCVTSMDWSPQFPELLAASYNNNDDTPNDPDGVCLIWNTKFKKTTPEFIFHCQSPVMSTTFARFHPNLILGGTYSGQIVLWDNRVQKRTPIQRTPLSATAHTHPVYCLSVVGTQNAHNLISISTDGKLCSWSLDMLSQPQEALELHTKQSKAIAATCLAFPHGDVNNFVMGSEDGTVYSACRHGSRAGLTETYEGHQGPVTGISAHAVQGGIDFSHLFLTSSLDWTIKLWSLKENKPLYSFEHNGDYVYDVAWSPTHPALFASVDDSGRLDLWNLNQDTEVPTASVVVDGCPALNRVSWTPSGLHVTVGDDTGKIWVYDVAEHLAHPRLDEWNKFLYTQQDLKNNKADEELDKLNLSSGPSSLTSMTSISSVPLR, encoded by the exons ATGATGTCTGATCGGAAAGCTGAGTTAGAGAGGAAGAAGGCAAAACTGCAGGCTATTagggaagaaaaagaaaggcgCAGAAGGGAAAAAGAACAGAAAgat GTAGAGGAAGCAACTGTCCGTGCTGCCGGCACGGATAAAGATCAACGCAAGGAGATAGATGCAATGTTGTCCTCCTTGGGTGTAGCACCGGTATCAG ATGTACTGTCTAGTTTATCTAGCATGAGTTCTTTAACACCTGAACAAAGTGCCAATGCTACACCAGATGCCAGTTTACAACCATCTAGTATAAACTCTGCTCAAAG TGCAGGACGAAGGAAGAATCGGGAGCTCACAATCGTTTCCGTGGCGCATACAAACATTCCTCCGAAGGAACCAGTTGTCTACAGCAAGCAAACGCAAACCATTCAGACAACGCACACATCCCACGACG GACTGTCCACATCGTCCTCTGCATACACCATCTACTCCTCCTGTTCAACAACAACACCAACTCACTCTTGCTCCGCAGGCTACTTTGAGACTGACTGGTGGCGTCCCAGGAAAGGTGGGTCTGCACCAAACTACCTAT CTCATGCATTCGACTATTACG ACGAGTACAATCTAAATCCTGGTTTAGAATGGGAGGACGAATTTACAG TTTTGACATTTGATGATGGCCAAGCCGAAGACGAGGAAAACAGCTTGCCGCACATGGACGGTTTCCAGAGTAAGCTTCCACCAGGAATTCTTCCTCATGGATTGCCGCAGGTTAAAGAAGTCCAGCCTGCTGTTACACAGGTAGAGCAAGagaaacagaaagaaaaaCCGAAGAAGGAAG TACGAGAGCTTAGCGAAGAGGAGAAGCAAATGATTATCTTATCGGAGGACTTTCAACGATTTCTCGATCGTACTAGCAGGATTGTGGAGAGAGCATTGGGTGAATCTGTCGATATCTATACCGATTACACCGGCACAATGGACGGTGAAGATGGAAT GGACGAGAAGAGTCACCAACGACTCTGGCTAAATCGTTCGTTCATCTGCGAACGATGGTCCCGTAATCGTTGTGTGACTTCCATGGACTGGTCGCCGCAATTCCCCGAGCTTTTAGCAGCTTCGTATAATAACAATGATGACACACCGAACGATCCCGATGGAGTCTGTCTAATCTGGAACACGAAATTCAAGAAAACAACCCCGGAGTTTATCTTCCATTGTCAGTCACCCGTTATGTCTACCACGTTTGCCAGATTCCATCCGAATTTGATCCTGGGCGGCACTTACTCCGGCCAGATTGTACTTTGGGACAACCGAGTACAGAAGAGAACTCCAATTCAACGCACTCCATTGTCCGCTACCGCGCACACT CATCCGGTATACTGTTTGAGCGTCGTTGGAACGCAAAACGCGCACAATTTGATCAGTATTTCGACCGATGGCAAATTGTGCTCATGGAGTCTAGACATGTTGTCACAACCACAAGAGGCATTGGAATTACACACGAAGCAGTCGAAGGCGATTGCCGCCACGTGCTTGGCCTTTCCGCACGGTGACGTTAACAATTTCGTAATGGGAAGCGAGGACGGGACCGTTTATTCAG CCTGTCGACACGGTAGCCGCGCCGGATTGACGGAAACGTACGAAGGTCATCAAGGACCAGTCACTGGCATTAGCGCACACGCGGTGCAGGGTGGAATAGATTTCTCCCATCTGTTTCTAACATCCTCCCTCGACTGGACCATCAAACTCTGGAGTTTGAAAGAAAACAAGCCGCTATACTCTTTCGAACACAATGGTGACTATGTCTACGACGTCGCCTGGTCACCGACGCATCCGGCATTATTCGCTTCCGTTGACGATTCGGGCAGACTAGATCTGTGGAATCTGAACCAAGATACAGAGGTACCTACCGCCAGCGTCGTGGTCGACGGGTGTCCAGCTCTGAACAGAGTGTCTTGGACGCCGAGCGGGTTGCATGTTACCGTCGGTGACGATACTGGTAAAATATGGGTCTATGATGTCGCAGAG caTTTAGCTCATCCAAGGCTCGACGAATGGAACAAGTTCTTGTACACGCAACAGGATCTGAAGAACAACAAGGCGGATGAAGAACTGGATAAACTTAATCTTAGTTCCGGCCCGTCTTCTTTAACCTCTATGACATCCATTTCTTCAGTTCCtctgagataa
- the sw gene encoding cytoplasmic dynein 1 intermediate chain isoform X9 yields MMSDRKAELERKKAKLQAIREEKERRRREKEQKDVEEATVRAAGTDKDQRKEIDAMLSSLGVAPVSDVLSSLSSMSSLTPEQSANATPDASLQPSSINSAQSAGRRKNRELTIVSVAHTNIPPKEPVVYSKQTQTIQTTHTSHDGLSTSSSAYTIYSSCSTTTPTHSCSAGYFETDWWRPRKDEYNLNPGLEWEDEFTAEDEENSLPHMDGFQSKLPPGILPHGLPQVKEVQPAVTQVEQEKQKEKPKKEVRELSEEEKQMIILSEDFQRFLDRTSRIVERALGESVDIYTDYTGTMDGEDGMDEKSHQRLWLNRSFICERWSRNRCVTSMDWSPQFPELLAASYNNNDDTPNDPDGVCLIWNTKFKKTTPEFIFHCQSPVMSTTFARFHPNLILGGTYSGQIVLWDNRVQKRTPIQRTPLSATAHTHPVYCLSVVGTQNAHNLISISTDGKLCSWSLDMLSQPQEALELHTKQSKAIAATCLAFPHGDVNNFVMGSEDGTVYSACRHGSRAGLTETYEGHQGPVTGISAHAVQGGIDFSHLFLTSSLDWTIKLWSLKENKPLYSFEHNGDYVYDVAWSPTHPALFASVDDSGRLDLWNLNQDTEVPTASVVVDGCPALNRVSWTPSGLHVTVGDDTGKIWVYDVAEHLAHPRLDEWNKFLYTQQDLKNNKADEELDKLNLSSGPSSLTSMTSISSVPLR; encoded by the exons ATGATGTCTGATCGGAAAGCTGAGTTAGAGAGGAAGAAGGCAAAACTGCAGGCTATTagggaagaaaaagaaaggcgCAGAAGGGAAAAAGAACAGAAAgat GTAGAGGAAGCAACTGTCCGTGCTGCCGGCACGGATAAAGATCAACGCAAGGAGATAGATGCAATGTTGTCCTCCTTGGGTGTAGCACCGGTATCAG ATGTACTGTCTAGTTTATCTAGCATGAGTTCTTTAACACCTGAACAAAGTGCCAATGCTACACCAGATGCCAGTTTACAACCATCTAGTATAAACTCTGCTCAAAG TGCAGGACGAAGGAAGAATCGGGAGCTCACAATCGTTTCCGTGGCGCATACAAACATTCCTCCGAAGGAACCAGTTGTCTACAGCAAGCAAACGCAAACCATTCAGACAACGCACACATCCCACGACG GACTGTCCACATCGTCCTCTGCATACACCATCTACTCCTCCTGTTCAACAACAACACCAACTCACTCTTGCTCCGCAGGCTACTTTGAGACTGACTGGTGGCGTCCCAGGAAAG ACGAGTACAATCTAAATCCTGGTTTAGAATGGGAGGACGAATTTACAG CCGAAGACGAGGAAAACAGCTTGCCGCACATGGACGGTTTCCAGAGTAAGCTTCCACCAGGAATTCTTCCTCATGGATTGCCGCAGGTTAAAGAAGTCCAGCCTGCTGTTACACAGGTAGAGCAAGagaaacagaaagaaaaaCCGAAGAAGGAAG TACGAGAGCTTAGCGAAGAGGAGAAGCAAATGATTATCTTATCGGAGGACTTTCAACGATTTCTCGATCGTACTAGCAGGATTGTGGAGAGAGCATTGGGTGAATCTGTCGATATCTATACCGATTACACCGGCACAATGGACGGTGAAGATGGAAT GGACGAGAAGAGTCACCAACGACTCTGGCTAAATCGTTCGTTCATCTGCGAACGATGGTCCCGTAATCGTTGTGTGACTTCCATGGACTGGTCGCCGCAATTCCCCGAGCTTTTAGCAGCTTCGTATAATAACAATGATGACACACCGAACGATCCCGATGGAGTCTGTCTAATCTGGAACACGAAATTCAAGAAAACAACCCCGGAGTTTATCTTCCATTGTCAGTCACCCGTTATGTCTACCACGTTTGCCAGATTCCATCCGAATTTGATCCTGGGCGGCACTTACTCCGGCCAGATTGTACTTTGGGACAACCGAGTACAGAAGAGAACTCCAATTCAACGCACTCCATTGTCCGCTACCGCGCACACT CATCCGGTATACTGTTTGAGCGTCGTTGGAACGCAAAACGCGCACAATTTGATCAGTATTTCGACCGATGGCAAATTGTGCTCATGGAGTCTAGACATGTTGTCACAACCACAAGAGGCATTGGAATTACACACGAAGCAGTCGAAGGCGATTGCCGCCACGTGCTTGGCCTTTCCGCACGGTGACGTTAACAATTTCGTAATGGGAAGCGAGGACGGGACCGTTTATTCAG CCTGTCGACACGGTAGCCGCGCCGGATTGACGGAAACGTACGAAGGTCATCAAGGACCAGTCACTGGCATTAGCGCACACGCGGTGCAGGGTGGAATAGATTTCTCCCATCTGTTTCTAACATCCTCCCTCGACTGGACCATCAAACTCTGGAGTTTGAAAGAAAACAAGCCGCTATACTCTTTCGAACACAATGGTGACTATGTCTACGACGTCGCCTGGTCACCGACGCATCCGGCATTATTCGCTTCCGTTGACGATTCGGGCAGACTAGATCTGTGGAATCTGAACCAAGATACAGAGGTACCTACCGCCAGCGTCGTGGTCGACGGGTGTCCAGCTCTGAACAGAGTGTCTTGGACGCCGAGCGGGTTGCATGTTACCGTCGGTGACGATACTGGTAAAATATGGGTCTATGATGTCGCAGAG caTTTAGCTCATCCAAGGCTCGACGAATGGAACAAGTTCTTGTACACGCAACAGGATCTGAAGAACAACAAGGCGGATGAAGAACTGGATAAACTTAATCTTAGTTCCGGCCCGTCTTCTTTAACCTCTATGACATCCATTTCTTCAGTTCCtctgagataa
- the sw gene encoding cytoplasmic dynein 1 intermediate chain isoform X24 — MMSDRKAELERKKAKLQAIREEKERRRREKEQKDVEEATVRAAGTDKDQRKEIDAMLSSLGVAPVSDVLSSLSSMSSLTPEQSANATPDASLQPSSINSAQSAGRRKNRELTIVSVAHTNIPPKEPVVYSKQTQTIQTTHTSHDDEYNLNPGLEWEDEFTAEDEENSLPHMDGFQSKLPPGILPHGLPQVKEVQPAVTQVEQEKQKEKPKKEVRELSEEEKQMIILSEDFQRFLDRTSRIVERALGESVDIYTDYTGTMDGEDGMDEKSHQRLWLNRSFICERWSRNRCVTSMDWSPQFPELLAASYNNNDDTPNDPDGVCLIWNTKFKKTTPEFIFHCQSPVMSTTFARFHPNLILGGTYSGQIVLWDNRVQKRTPIQRTPLSATAHTHPVYCLSVVGTQNAHNLISISTDGKLCSWSLDMLSQPQEALELHTKQSKAIAATCLAFPHGDVNNFVMGSEDGTVYSACRHGSRAGLTETYEGHQGPVTGISAHAVQGGIDFSHLFLTSSLDWTIKLWSLKENKPLYSFEHNGDYVYDVAWSPTHPALFASVDDSGRLDLWNLNQDTEVPTASVVVDGCPALNRVSWTPSGLHVTVGDDTGKIWVYDVAEHLAHPRLDEWNKFLYTQQDLKNNKADEELDKLNLSSGPSSLTSMTSISSVPLR; from the exons ATGATGTCTGATCGGAAAGCTGAGTTAGAGAGGAAGAAGGCAAAACTGCAGGCTATTagggaagaaaaagaaaggcgCAGAAGGGAAAAAGAACAGAAAgat GTAGAGGAAGCAACTGTCCGTGCTGCCGGCACGGATAAAGATCAACGCAAGGAGATAGATGCAATGTTGTCCTCCTTGGGTGTAGCACCGGTATCAG ATGTACTGTCTAGTTTATCTAGCATGAGTTCTTTAACACCTGAACAAAGTGCCAATGCTACACCAGATGCCAGTTTACAACCATCTAGTATAAACTCTGCTCAAAG TGCAGGACGAAGGAAGAATCGGGAGCTCACAATCGTTTCCGTGGCGCATACAAACATTCCTCCGAAGGAACCAGTTGTCTACAGCAAGCAAACGCAAACCATTCAGACAACGCACACATCCCACGACG ACGAGTACAATCTAAATCCTGGTTTAGAATGGGAGGACGAATTTACAG CCGAAGACGAGGAAAACAGCTTGCCGCACATGGACGGTTTCCAGAGTAAGCTTCCACCAGGAATTCTTCCTCATGGATTGCCGCAGGTTAAAGAAGTCCAGCCTGCTGTTACACAGGTAGAGCAAGagaaacagaaagaaaaaCCGAAGAAGGAAG TACGAGAGCTTAGCGAAGAGGAGAAGCAAATGATTATCTTATCGGAGGACTTTCAACGATTTCTCGATCGTACTAGCAGGATTGTGGAGAGAGCATTGGGTGAATCTGTCGATATCTATACCGATTACACCGGCACAATGGACGGTGAAGATGGAAT GGACGAGAAGAGTCACCAACGACTCTGGCTAAATCGTTCGTTCATCTGCGAACGATGGTCCCGTAATCGTTGTGTGACTTCCATGGACTGGTCGCCGCAATTCCCCGAGCTTTTAGCAGCTTCGTATAATAACAATGATGACACACCGAACGATCCCGATGGAGTCTGTCTAATCTGGAACACGAAATTCAAGAAAACAACCCCGGAGTTTATCTTCCATTGTCAGTCACCCGTTATGTCTACCACGTTTGCCAGATTCCATCCGAATTTGATCCTGGGCGGCACTTACTCCGGCCAGATTGTACTTTGGGACAACCGAGTACAGAAGAGAACTCCAATTCAACGCACTCCATTGTCCGCTACCGCGCACACT CATCCGGTATACTGTTTGAGCGTCGTTGGAACGCAAAACGCGCACAATTTGATCAGTATTTCGACCGATGGCAAATTGTGCTCATGGAGTCTAGACATGTTGTCACAACCACAAGAGGCATTGGAATTACACACGAAGCAGTCGAAGGCGATTGCCGCCACGTGCTTGGCCTTTCCGCACGGTGACGTTAACAATTTCGTAATGGGAAGCGAGGACGGGACCGTTTATTCAG CCTGTCGACACGGTAGCCGCGCCGGATTGACGGAAACGTACGAAGGTCATCAAGGACCAGTCACTGGCATTAGCGCACACGCGGTGCAGGGTGGAATAGATTTCTCCCATCTGTTTCTAACATCCTCCCTCGACTGGACCATCAAACTCTGGAGTTTGAAAGAAAACAAGCCGCTATACTCTTTCGAACACAATGGTGACTATGTCTACGACGTCGCCTGGTCACCGACGCATCCGGCATTATTCGCTTCCGTTGACGATTCGGGCAGACTAGATCTGTGGAATCTGAACCAAGATACAGAGGTACCTACCGCCAGCGTCGTGGTCGACGGGTGTCCAGCTCTGAACAGAGTGTCTTGGACGCCGAGCGGGTTGCATGTTACCGTCGGTGACGATACTGGTAAAATATGGGTCTATGATGTCGCAGAG caTTTAGCTCATCCAAGGCTCGACGAATGGAACAAGTTCTTGTACACGCAACAGGATCTGAAGAACAACAAGGCGGATGAAGAACTGGATAAACTTAATCTTAGTTCCGGCCCGTCTTCTTTAACCTCTATGACATCCATTTCTTCAGTTCCtctgagataa
- the sw gene encoding cytoplasmic dynein 1 intermediate chain isoform X26: MMSDRKAELERKKAKLQAIREEKERRRREKEQKDVEEATVRAAGTDKDQRKEIDAMLSSLGVAPVSDVLSSLSSMSSLTPEQSANATPDASLQPSSINSAQSAGRRKNRELTIVSVAHTNIPPKEPVVYSKQTQTIQTTHTSHDVLTFDDGQAEDEENSLPHMDGFQSKLPPGILPHGLPQVKEVQPAVTQVEQEKQKEKPKKEVRELSEEEKQMIILSEDFQRFLDRTSRIVERALGESVDIYTDYTGTMDGEDGMDEKSHQRLWLNRSFICERWSRNRCVTSMDWSPQFPELLAASYNNNDDTPNDPDGVCLIWNTKFKKTTPEFIFHCQSPVMSTTFARFHPNLILGGTYSGQIVLWDNRVQKRTPIQRTPLSATAHTHPVYCLSVVGTQNAHNLISISTDGKLCSWSLDMLSQPQEALELHTKQSKAIAATCLAFPHGDVNNFVMGSEDGTVYSACRHGSRAGLTETYEGHQGPVTGISAHAVQGGIDFSHLFLTSSLDWTIKLWSLKENKPLYSFEHNGDYVYDVAWSPTHPALFASVDDSGRLDLWNLNQDTEVPTASVVVDGCPALNRVSWTPSGLHVTVGDDTGKIWVYDVAEHLAHPRLDEWNKFLYTQQDLKNNKADEELDKLNLSSGPSSLTSMTSISSVPLR; encoded by the exons ATGATGTCTGATCGGAAAGCTGAGTTAGAGAGGAAGAAGGCAAAACTGCAGGCTATTagggaagaaaaagaaaggcgCAGAAGGGAAAAAGAACAGAAAgat GTAGAGGAAGCAACTGTCCGTGCTGCCGGCACGGATAAAGATCAACGCAAGGAGATAGATGCAATGTTGTCCTCCTTGGGTGTAGCACCGGTATCAG ATGTACTGTCTAGTTTATCTAGCATGAGTTCTTTAACACCTGAACAAAGTGCCAATGCTACACCAGATGCCAGTTTACAACCATCTAGTATAAACTCTGCTCAAAG TGCAGGACGAAGGAAGAATCGGGAGCTCACAATCGTTTCCGTGGCGCATACAAACATTCCTCCGAAGGAACCAGTTGTCTACAGCAAGCAAACGCAAACCATTCAGACAACGCACACATCCCACGACG TTTTGACATTTGATGATGGCCAAGCCGAAGACGAGGAAAACAGCTTGCCGCACATGGACGGTTTCCAGAGTAAGCTTCCACCAGGAATTCTTCCTCATGGATTGCCGCAGGTTAAAGAAGTCCAGCCTGCTGTTACACAGGTAGAGCAAGagaaacagaaagaaaaaCCGAAGAAGGAAG TACGAGAGCTTAGCGAAGAGGAGAAGCAAATGATTATCTTATCGGAGGACTTTCAACGATTTCTCGATCGTACTAGCAGGATTGTGGAGAGAGCATTGGGTGAATCTGTCGATATCTATACCGATTACACCGGCACAATGGACGGTGAAGATGGAAT GGACGAGAAGAGTCACCAACGACTCTGGCTAAATCGTTCGTTCATCTGCGAACGATGGTCCCGTAATCGTTGTGTGACTTCCATGGACTGGTCGCCGCAATTCCCCGAGCTTTTAGCAGCTTCGTATAATAACAATGATGACACACCGAACGATCCCGATGGAGTCTGTCTAATCTGGAACACGAAATTCAAGAAAACAACCCCGGAGTTTATCTTCCATTGTCAGTCACCCGTTATGTCTACCACGTTTGCCAGATTCCATCCGAATTTGATCCTGGGCGGCACTTACTCCGGCCAGATTGTACTTTGGGACAACCGAGTACAGAAGAGAACTCCAATTCAACGCACTCCATTGTCCGCTACCGCGCACACT CATCCGGTATACTGTTTGAGCGTCGTTGGAACGCAAAACGCGCACAATTTGATCAGTATTTCGACCGATGGCAAATTGTGCTCATGGAGTCTAGACATGTTGTCACAACCACAAGAGGCATTGGAATTACACACGAAGCAGTCGAAGGCGATTGCCGCCACGTGCTTGGCCTTTCCGCACGGTGACGTTAACAATTTCGTAATGGGAAGCGAGGACGGGACCGTTTATTCAG CCTGTCGACACGGTAGCCGCGCCGGATTGACGGAAACGTACGAAGGTCATCAAGGACCAGTCACTGGCATTAGCGCACACGCGGTGCAGGGTGGAATAGATTTCTCCCATCTGTTTCTAACATCCTCCCTCGACTGGACCATCAAACTCTGGAGTTTGAAAGAAAACAAGCCGCTATACTCTTTCGAACACAATGGTGACTATGTCTACGACGTCGCCTGGTCACCGACGCATCCGGCATTATTCGCTTCCGTTGACGATTCGGGCAGACTAGATCTGTGGAATCTGAACCAAGATACAGAGGTACCTACCGCCAGCGTCGTGGTCGACGGGTGTCCAGCTCTGAACAGAGTGTCTTGGACGCCGAGCGGGTTGCATGTTACCGTCGGTGACGATACTGGTAAAATATGGGTCTATGATGTCGCAGAG caTTTAGCTCATCCAAGGCTCGACGAATGGAACAAGTTCTTGTACACGCAACAGGATCTGAAGAACAACAAGGCGGATGAAGAACTGGATAAACTTAATCTTAGTTCCGGCCCGTCTTCTTTAACCTCTATGACATCCATTTCTTCAGTTCCtctgagataa
- the sw gene encoding cytoplasmic dynein 1 intermediate chain isoform X19, whose product MMSDRKAELERKKAKLQAIREEKERRRREKEQKDVEEATVRAAGTDKDQRKEIDAMLSSLGVAPVSDVLSSLSSMSSLTPEQSANATPDASLQPSSINSAQSAGRRKNRELTIVSVAHTNIPPKEPVVYSKQTQTIQTTHTSHDAHAFDYYDEYNLNPGLEWEDEFTVLTFDDGQAEDEENSLPHMDGFQSKLPPGILPHGLPQVKEVQPAVTQVEQEKQKEKPKKEVRELSEEEKQMIILSEDFQRFLDRTSRIVERALGESVDIYTDYTGTMDGEDGMDEKSHQRLWLNRSFICERWSRNRCVTSMDWSPQFPELLAASYNNNDDTPNDPDGVCLIWNTKFKKTTPEFIFHCQSPVMSTTFARFHPNLILGGTYSGQIVLWDNRVQKRTPIQRTPLSATAHTHPVYCLSVVGTQNAHNLISISTDGKLCSWSLDMLSQPQEALELHTKQSKAIAATCLAFPHGDVNNFVMGSEDGTVYSACRHGSRAGLTETYEGHQGPVTGISAHAVQGGIDFSHLFLTSSLDWTIKLWSLKENKPLYSFEHNGDYVYDVAWSPTHPALFASVDDSGRLDLWNLNQDTEVPTASVVVDGCPALNRVSWTPSGLHVTVGDDTGKIWVYDVAEHLAHPRLDEWNKFLYTQQDLKNNKADEELDKLNLSSGPSSLTSMTSISSVPLR is encoded by the exons ATGATGTCTGATCGGAAAGCTGAGTTAGAGAGGAAGAAGGCAAAACTGCAGGCTATTagggaagaaaaagaaaggcgCAGAAGGGAAAAAGAACAGAAAgat GTAGAGGAAGCAACTGTCCGTGCTGCCGGCACGGATAAAGATCAACGCAAGGAGATAGATGCAATGTTGTCCTCCTTGGGTGTAGCACCGGTATCAG ATGTACTGTCTAGTTTATCTAGCATGAGTTCTTTAACACCTGAACAAAGTGCCAATGCTACACCAGATGCCAGTTTACAACCATCTAGTATAAACTCTGCTCAAAG TGCAGGACGAAGGAAGAATCGGGAGCTCACAATCGTTTCCGTGGCGCATACAAACATTCCTCCGAAGGAACCAGTTGTCTACAGCAAGCAAACGCAAACCATTCAGACAACGCACACATCCCACGACG CTCATGCATTCGACTATTACG ACGAGTACAATCTAAATCCTGGTTTAGAATGGGAGGACGAATTTACAG TTTTGACATTTGATGATGGCCAAGCCGAAGACGAGGAAAACAGCTTGCCGCACATGGACGGTTTCCAGAGTAAGCTTCCACCAGGAATTCTTCCTCATGGATTGCCGCAGGTTAAAGAAGTCCAGCCTGCTGTTACACAGGTAGAGCAAGagaaacagaaagaaaaaCCGAAGAAGGAAG TACGAGAGCTTAGCGAAGAGGAGAAGCAAATGATTATCTTATCGGAGGACTTTCAACGATTTCTCGATCGTACTAGCAGGATTGTGGAGAGAGCATTGGGTGAATCTGTCGATATCTATACCGATTACACCGGCACAATGGACGGTGAAGATGGAAT GGACGAGAAGAGTCACCAACGACTCTGGCTAAATCGTTCGTTCATCTGCGAACGATGGTCCCGTAATCGTTGTGTGACTTCCATGGACTGGTCGCCGCAATTCCCCGAGCTTTTAGCAGCTTCGTATAATAACAATGATGACACACCGAACGATCCCGATGGAGTCTGTCTAATCTGGAACACGAAATTCAAGAAAACAACCCCGGAGTTTATCTTCCATTGTCAGTCACCCGTTATGTCTACCACGTTTGCCAGATTCCATCCGAATTTGATCCTGGGCGGCACTTACTCCGGCCAGATTGTACTTTGGGACAACCGAGTACAGAAGAGAACTCCAATTCAACGCACTCCATTGTCCGCTACCGCGCACACT CATCCGGTATACTGTTTGAGCGTCGTTGGAACGCAAAACGCGCACAATTTGATCAGTATTTCGACCGATGGCAAATTGTGCTCATGGAGTCTAGACATGTTGTCACAACCACAAGAGGCATTGGAATTACACACGAAGCAGTCGAAGGCGATTGCCGCCACGTGCTTGGCCTTTCCGCACGGTGACGTTAACAATTTCGTAATGGGAAGCGAGGACGGGACCGTTTATTCAG CCTGTCGACACGGTAGCCGCGCCGGATTGACGGAAACGTACGAAGGTCATCAAGGACCAGTCACTGGCATTAGCGCACACGCGGTGCAGGGTGGAATAGATTTCTCCCATCTGTTTCTAACATCCTCCCTCGACTGGACCATCAAACTCTGGAGTTTGAAAGAAAACAAGCCGCTATACTCTTTCGAACACAATGGTGACTATGTCTACGACGTCGCCTGGTCACCGACGCATCCGGCATTATTCGCTTCCGTTGACGATTCGGGCAGACTAGATCTGTGGAATCTGAACCAAGATACAGAGGTACCTACCGCCAGCGTCGTGGTCGACGGGTGTCCAGCTCTGAACAGAGTGTCTTGGACGCCGAGCGGGTTGCATGTTACCGTCGGTGACGATACTGGTAAAATATGGGTCTATGATGTCGCAGAG caTTTAGCTCATCCAAGGCTCGACGAATGGAACAAGTTCTTGTACACGCAACAGGATCTGAAGAACAACAAGGCGGATGAAGAACTGGATAAACTTAATCTTAGTTCCGGCCCGTCTTCTTTAACCTCTATGACATCCATTTCTTCAGTTCCtctgagataa